Proteins encoded together in one Thermococcus barophilus MP window:
- a CDS encoding M20/M25/M40 family metallo-hydrolase, which translates to MKAERAKEILINLLRIPSPSGKEDRLALHIMEFLHKLGYDVHIESDGEIINLIVNPDAELFYEVHMDTIDIRVQPFIRGNIVYGTGASDVKGGLASILLMLESLKKEDKDLNVGIVFVSDEEKGGRGSALFMERYRPKMAIVLEPTDLEVHIAHAGNIEAYFEVDGKEAHGACPESGENAIELTYKMLEELKALEPFKQKGKYFDPHVGLQELVCENPYYLIPALCKGRLEARLLPEQEVEDILDLFDPILEEYTLRYEYTEIWDGYELDESEEIVQIAKRAMDLTGLDEFGGMRSWTDAINFMYNGTKTIVFGPGNLDISHTKNEHIDVRDVVKASEFLTAVNDIFGKS; encoded by the coding sequence ATGAAAGCTGAGAGAGCCAAGGAAATTTTGATTAATCTGCTGAGAATCCCTTCCCCTTCAGGAAAGGAAGACAGACTGGCGTTGCATATCATGGAGTTCCTCCACAAACTCGGTTATGATGTCCATATAGAGAGCGATGGCGAGATAATAAACCTCATCGTTAATCCTGATGCCGAGCTCTTCTATGAGGTGCACATGGATACAATTGACATAAGGGTTCAACCATTCATAAGAGGCAACATCGTCTATGGAACTGGAGCGAGCGATGTAAAAGGAGGTTTGGCGAGCATTTTGCTTATGCTTGAAAGCCTAAAGAAGGAAGACAAGGACTTAAACGTTGGAATTGTGTTTGTCAGCGATGAGGAAAAGGGAGGAAGAGGATCCGCTTTGTTTATGGAACGGTACAGACCAAAGATGGCAATTGTTTTGGAACCAACTGATCTTGAAGTTCACATAGCCCACGCTGGAAACATTGAGGCTTACTTTGAGGTTGACGGAAAAGAAGCCCACGGGGCTTGTCCTGAAAGTGGAGAAAATGCCATTGAGCTGACTTATAAAATGTTAGAGGAGCTTAAGGCTTTGGAACCATTTAAGCAGAAAGGAAAGTACTTTGACCCCCACGTTGGACTGCAGGAGCTTGTCTGTGAAAACCCATATTACTTAATCCCAGCTCTATGTAAGGGTCGTCTTGAAGCTCGTCTGTTACCGGAGCAAGAAGTTGAGGATATTCTTGACTTATTTGATCCAATACTTGAGGAGTACACGCTGAGATATGAATACACAGAGATATGGGATGGTTATGAGCTTGATGAGAGTGAGGAGATTGTTCAGATAGCTAAGAGGGCAATGGATTTAACTGGCTTGGATGAATTTGGAGGAATGAGGAGCTGGACAGACGCAATAAACTTCATGTACAACGGAACAAAGACCATAGTCTTTGGACCCGGCAACTTGGATATTTCCCACACAAAGAATGAGCATATAGATGTGAGAGACGTCGTTAAAGCGAGTGAGTTCTTAACTGCCGTGAATGATATTTTTGGGAAGAGCTGA
- a CDS encoding DUF3216 domain-containing protein yields MHIMEELKTLCRELGEESLIPRIESFIALNKEFESKKGKEFVEVSILGFAEGILTTLKLKYPENEKVRSLLEKVSTQRKELDIKFRKPKPPIFDE; encoded by the coding sequence ATGCACATCATGGAAGAGCTCAAAACCCTTTGCAGAGAGCTTGGAGAGGAAAGCCTAATTCCAAGAATTGAGTCATTCATAGCCCTAAACAAAGAGTTCGAATCCAAAAAGGGCAAAGAATTTGTTGAAGTTTCCATATTGGGATTTGCAGAGGGAATTCTGACAACACTCAAACTCAAGTATCCTGAGAATGAGAAAGTTAGGAGCTTGCTTGAGAAAGTAAGCACTCAGAGGAAAGAACTCGATATAAAGTTCAGAAAACCAAAGCCGCCGATTTTTGATGAATGA
- the dapA gene encoding 4-hydroxy-tetrahydrodipicolinate synthase: MFRLIEGIYVPHVTPFDDNENINEEALRELIHYFENARVSGFVTLGSNGEFPYLNFEEKMRVLKIVCEETNLPVIAGVTENSTRETVKLAKEAWNLGVDALLIAPPYYFKPNEKELFAHYSAIAQSVEAPILIYNVPKFTGINIPIQVIEHLVEEYSNIIGIKDSSGSIGRIGELIRRLGEDMSILAGTADLIYPALALGAHGAVIAVANVAPRLCVELYTAFLEKKYERAKRLQLMINYLNEILVKRYNQISAIKEAMNMLGLNVGYPRMPSLLLDEQAVQEIEFALAEVGLL; encoded by the coding sequence GTGTTTCGTTTGATTGAGGGCATATATGTTCCCCATGTGACACCATTTGATGACAATGAGAACATCAATGAAGAAGCCCTGAGAGAGCTTATTCACTACTTTGAAAATGCCAGGGTGAGCGGTTTTGTAACCTTGGGGAGCAATGGCGAGTTCCCGTATCTGAACTTTGAAGAGAAGATGAGAGTTTTAAAAATAGTTTGCGAAGAAACAAACCTGCCAGTTATTGCCGGTGTAACTGAAAATTCAACACGAGAGACTGTAAAACTGGCAAAAGAAGCTTGGAATCTTGGTGTTGATGCCCTTTTGATAGCTCCCCCCTATTATTTCAAACCCAATGAAAAGGAGCTCTTTGCTCACTATTCTGCAATAGCCCAGAGCGTTGAAGCTCCGATCCTGATCTACAATGTTCCCAAGTTCACTGGCATAAACATTCCAATCCAAGTAATTGAGCACTTAGTTGAAGAATATTCGAACATAATAGGGATTAAGGATTCAAGTGGCTCAATTGGGAGGATAGGTGAGCTTATCAGAAGACTCGGCGAAGATATGAGCATCTTAGCTGGAACTGCGGATTTGATTTATCCAGCATTGGCATTAGGAGCCCATGGAGCAGTTATAGCTGTTGCAAATGTTGCTCCCCGCTTATGCGTTGAGCTTTACACCGCTTTTCTTGAAAAGAAATATGAGAGAGCTAAACGTCTTCAACTGATGATAAACTATCTCAACGAGATCTTGGTGAAAAGATACAACCAGATAAGTGCAATAAAGGAAGCTATGAACATGCTTGGCTTAAATGTTGGTTACCCAAGGATGCCCTCCCTGCTACTTGATGAGCAGGCTGTTCAAGAGATTGAATTTGCACTTGCAGAGGTTGGATTGCTGTGA
- a CDS encoding YchF/TatD family DNA exonuclease: MIDAHAHFEFYKRDAPKIIDECKAELKAVVDSITEYRKAHVWKSWEMLKPYFGFIFPTLGYHPNEARRGNWEKVRKVEEFIWDHKDEIVAVGEIGLDYHYAENEKQKENQMNIFKHFLKLALEIKKPVVIHARESEKEAYEIVQHYGVNAYFHSFAGSKELAKEIAENGHYIGINTGIVFIPEVKAAAEVLDVEAVLVETDSPYMSPFKGQRNKPCYVKVVIEEIAKLKELSFEEVERITEENAIKFFNLKLR; the protein is encoded by the coding sequence ATGATAGACGCTCACGCTCATTTTGAGTTTTATAAGCGGGATGCACCAAAAATTATAGATGAGTGTAAAGCTGAGCTTAAAGCCGTTGTTGACTCAATAACGGAGTACAGAAAAGCTCATGTATGGAAAAGCTGGGAGATGCTGAAGCCTTACTTCGGCTTTATCTTCCCAACGCTTGGCTATCATCCAAACGAAGCGAGACGGGGGAATTGGGAGAAGGTTAGGAAGGTTGAGGAGTTCATATGGGATCATAAAGATGAAATCGTTGCAGTCGGCGAAATTGGCTTGGACTACCACTACGCTGAAAATGAAAAGCAGAAAGAAAATCAGATGAACATTTTCAAGCACTTCCTCAAATTAGCACTTGAGATTAAAAAGCCTGTAGTCATTCATGCCAGAGAGTCTGAAAAAGAGGCATATGAAATTGTTCAGCACTATGGTGTAAATGCTTACTTCCATTCTTTCGCTGGAAGTAAAGAGCTGGCGAAGGAGATTGCAGAGAACGGACATTACATCGGGATAAACACTGGTATTGTCTTCATTCCAGAAGTCAAAGCTGCGGCAGAAGTTCTCGATGTTGAGGCAGTTTTGGTAGAAACAGACTCTCCTTATATGAGCCCATTTAAAGGACAGAGAAATAAGCCTTGCTACGTAAAGGTAGTAATTGAAGAGATAGCAAAGCTTAAAGAGCTGAGCTTTGAAGAAGTAGAGAGGATAACTGAGGAAAATGCTATTAAATTTTTCAATCTAAAGCTGAGGTGA
- a CDS encoding ABC transporter ATP-binding protein, with the protein MIEVENLTKKFGDKIAVDGISFHVHDGEIYGLLGPNGSGKSTTMKILAGILKPTTGKVLVEGINVAKNPIEVKKIVGYVPETPILYESLTPSELFNFVGSIRGIPKDKLEERVNYFVKAFGIEEYLEQFIGTLSFGTQQKVSLITALLHDPKVLILDEAMNGLDPKSARILRELLLEFKNEGKSIVFSTHILSLAEVICDRIGVIYQGKIIAEGTIEELKEKAHEESLEDVFLKLTESKDEIVHIVQALKESL; encoded by the coding sequence ATGATCGAAGTTGAGAACTTAACTAAAAAATTTGGGGACAAAATTGCCGTTGATGGAATAAGCTTTCATGTTCACGATGGTGAAATTTACGGTCTTCTGGGACCAAATGGAAGTGGCAAATCAACCACAATGAAGATCCTTGCCGGAATTTTGAAGCCCACCACCGGAAAAGTTCTGGTTGAAGGGATAAATGTCGCTAAAAATCCAATTGAAGTTAAAAAAATAGTTGGCTATGTTCCAGAGACACCAATTTTGTATGAAAGCTTAACACCAAGCGAACTTTTCAACTTTGTCGGAAGCATAAGGGGGATTCCTAAAGATAAACTTGAAGAGAGGGTGAATTACTTTGTTAAGGCTTTTGGCATTGAGGAGTATTTAGAGCAGTTCATTGGAACGCTCAGCTTTGGAACTCAGCAGAAGGTTTCTCTGATAACCGCTCTTTTACATGACCCAAAAGTTCTCATCTTGGATGAGGCTATGAATGGGTTAGATCCAAAGTCAGCCAGAATTTTAAGAGAGCTTCTGCTTGAATTCAAAAATGAAGGAAAGAGCATAGTTTTCTCCACACATATTCTGTCCTTAGCTGAGGTCATCTGCGATAGAATCGGCGTCATCTATCAGGGAAAGATAATTGCAGAGGGAACAATTGAAGAGCTTAAAGAGAAAGCCCATGAGGAAAGTCTCGAAGATGTCTTCCTCAAGCTCACAGAGAGCAAAGATGAGATTGTTCATATAGTTCAGGCCCTCAAGGAAAGCCTATAG
- a CDS encoding MBL fold metallo-hydrolase encodes MIPIEIPPNTVMLKGIGWDSNIYLVRDENEALIIDTGTGVYWHKYIDIWLNENYLKGAEKITIFNTHEHFDHVGGNMAFRRYFEERGIKVYFAAHKYTAEALERGDDYVILSFYHGRSYTPHEVHLKLSGGEALRVGNLELIVIHTPGHTRGSVCLYEPNEKLLFTGDTIFNKTVGRTDFPTGSLEMLKKSLQKLEKLDVYLGLPGHGRVIKNWKENLEYIKHLLEDFE; translated from the coding sequence ATGATTCCCATCGAGATTCCGCCGAACACTGTAATGCTCAAAGGCATTGGCTGGGACTCAAACATATACTTAGTTAGAGACGAAAATGAAGCGCTGATAATAGACACTGGGACTGGAGTGTACTGGCACAAATACATAGATATCTGGCTCAATGAGAACTATTTGAAAGGTGCTGAAAAAATTACAATTTTCAATACCCATGAGCACTTTGATCATGTTGGTGGGAACATGGCTTTTAGGAGATATTTCGAGGAGAGAGGAATCAAAGTTTACTTTGCAGCTCATAAATATACGGCTGAAGCATTGGAACGCGGAGATGACTACGTGATACTCTCATTCTACCATGGAAGAAGCTACACTCCCCATGAAGTCCACCTAAAGCTGAGTGGTGGAGAGGCTTTGCGAGTTGGCAACCTTGAGCTGATTGTAATTCACACTCCCGGACATACAAGGGGAAGCGTTTGCCTGTATGAGCCGAATGAAAAGCTGCTCTTCACTGGAGACACAATTTTCAACAAGACTGTTGGAAGGACGGATTTTCCTACAGGAAGCTTAGAGATGCTCAAAAAGTCTCTCCAGAAGCTTGAAAAGCTTGACGTCTATCTTGGTTTGCCGGGTCATGGAAGGGTAATTAAAAACTGGAAAGAAAACCTTGAGTACATAAAGCACCTTCTGGAGGACTTCGAATGA
- a CDS encoding dihydropteroate synthase-like protein, with protein MKILLVTGKLAEPLVRKYGKDCDVFVAPVSVAAFLTPKLIAHYLKKAGIKSEDHDLILIPGLVRGSAQIIEDELGIPTFKGPKYAFDLPQVLKALREGFKLSKEVPADDLFQRDALKKVEDIKNKTKNKVYIKRALKKPYNFLIGNLPVGFDFPHRILAEIVDAPELSVDETVDKAVYYLESGADIIDIGMVSGETNLEFIEVIPEVRDALRERGYDVPVSFDSLNTKEIERALDYADLFLSIDESNLEEIVIEKPVVLIPTNQKKGFFPRDPHERVEFLEMLKEKAIDLGYKRIIPDLILEHIPNLARSITAFQLYRERNPDDVLLAGVGNVVELIDADSVGINAVMAGFAKELKISLLLTTEVSPKCRGAVKELRRALDMMLFDMPKDLGFDLLILKEKRSEKVEYEIKSPIIKAKEKEVKLEDIYFRISTKKGKIWVIAHRGSEQILTIVGEEPNAIIDTILEHFQISPRHAFYLGRELERAKTALKLKRSYIQEVELFKEFY; from the coding sequence ATGAAGATCCTCCTTGTGACGGGAAAACTTGCTGAGCCGTTGGTGAGAAAATACGGTAAAGACTGCGATGTATTTGTAGCTCCCGTCAGCGTAGCCGCTTTTTTGACACCAAAGCTCATAGCCCACTACCTAAAAAAAGCCGGCATAAAAAGTGAAGATCACGACTTAATTCTCATCCCCGGCCTTGTTAGGGGCTCAGCTCAAATAATCGAAGATGAACTTGGCATCCCAACGTTCAAAGGACCGAAATATGCCTTTGATCTGCCTCAAGTTTTGAAAGCGTTGAGAGAAGGCTTCAAGCTGAGCAAGGAAGTTCCCGCCGATGATCTCTTTCAACGGGATGCGCTTAAGAAGGTTGAGGATATCAAAAATAAGACGAAAAACAAAGTTTATATCAAAAGAGCCCTCAAAAAGCCCTACAACTTCTTAATTGGAAACCTGCCGGTAGGCTTTGACTTTCCACACAGAATCTTAGCTGAGATAGTCGATGCACCAGAGCTGAGCGTTGATGAGACAGTTGATAAAGCGGTTTATTACCTCGAGAGTGGAGCAGACATCATAGACATTGGGATGGTAAGCGGAGAAACGAATCTGGAATTTATCGAGGTGATTCCAGAAGTTCGAGATGCTCTGAGGGAAAGAGGATATGATGTTCCAGTAAGCTTTGATTCCTTAAACACGAAGGAAATTGAGAGAGCTTTAGATTATGCCGACCTTTTCCTCAGCATTGACGAGAGCAACCTTGAGGAGATTGTGATTGAGAAACCAGTGGTTTTAATACCTACAAACCAGAAAAAAGGATTCTTTCCAAGGGATCCACATGAAAGAGTTGAATTTTTGGAAATGCTCAAAGAAAAAGCCATTGATTTAGGTTATAAACGAATTATTCCCGACCTTATTCTTGAGCATATCCCTAACTTAGCCCGCTCAATCACAGCTTTTCAGCTCTATCGCGAGAGAAATCCAGATGATGTACTATTGGCTGGTGTTGGCAATGTTGTTGAACTAATTGATGCTGACAGCGTTGGGATAAACGCAGTTATGGCAGGTTTCGCCAAAGAACTGAAAATTTCTCTGCTTTTAACTACGGAAGTTAGCCCCAAATGTAGAGGAGCAGTCAAGGAGCTGAGGAGAGCTTTGGACATGATGCTCTTCGACATGCCCAAAGATTTAGGTTTTGATCTGCTGATTTTGAAGGAGAAGAGGAGCGAGAAAGTTGAGTATGAGATTAAATCCCCTATAATTAAAGCTAAAGAGAAGGAAGTTAAGCTCGAAGATATTTACTTCAGGATTTCTACAAAAAAGGGGAAAATCTGGGTGATTGCTCATAGAGGATCCGAGCAGATTTTGACGATAGTGGGAGAAGAACCAAATGCAATAATTGACACAATTCTTGAGCACTTCCAAATCTCACCGAGGCATGCTTTTTACCTAGGAAGGGAACTTGAGAGAGCCAAAACAGCCCTAAAGCTTAAACGCTCGTACATACAGGAGGTCGAGCTGTTCAAGGAGTTCTACTGA
- a CDS encoding AAA family ATPase → MLFDPRPKMDRKELFDREEEIESLKKLADKPLVLLLGIRRIGKSSILRVALNELGNGIYIDARKLYFDSGGWITNDVLIRTFEKSLNSLKGEFKEKIIDALKYIRGVKLFGVDVRFKREVLLSEVLEALNDVGVVIGIDEAQYLRFYGSKGGKEFLALLAYSYDNLRNVHFILTGSEVGLLHDFIGIDNYESPLYGRVCEELTIVPFSRELSKEFLRQGFEEVSIQISEDDIEKAVEILDGIPGWLVDFGNEYIKIKSLEKALEGVMKRAEDFLKGELKELEKRSLRYVLILKAIARGYDRWELIKDYLERNSKRVPNSRLAELLRNLEKMSWITPELKDGRKKYKIIDPVVERVLRR, encoded by the coding sequence ATGTTATTTGATCCACGACCAAAGATGGATAGGAAAGAGCTTTTTGACAGAGAAGAAGAAATTGAGTCGCTTAAGAAGCTCGCTGATAAACCATTGGTTCTGCTTTTAGGAATTAGAAGGATAGGCAAAAGTTCAATTTTAAGGGTCGCTCTTAATGAACTCGGAAATGGTATTTATATTGACGCAAGAAAGCTGTACTTTGACTCTGGAGGCTGGATAACAAATGACGTGCTAATTCGAACATTCGAAAAATCTCTAAACTCTCTAAAAGGTGAATTCAAGGAAAAAATCATAGATGCATTGAAATATATTAGAGGTGTCAAACTTTTTGGAGTTGACGTAAGGTTCAAAAGAGAAGTCCTTCTTTCGGAAGTTCTCGAAGCTCTTAATGACGTTGGTGTTGTAATAGGAATTGATGAAGCCCAGTATCTGAGGTTTTATGGCTCCAAAGGAGGAAAAGAGTTCCTGGCACTGCTTGCATACAGCTATGATAATCTTAGGAACGTTCATTTTATCTTAACTGGTTCTGAGGTAGGACTTCTTCATGACTTTATTGGAATTGATAATTATGAAAGTCCTCTTTATGGGAGAGTCTGCGAGGAACTTACCATCGTCCCATTCTCAAGAGAACTCTCAAAGGAATTTCTTAGACAGGGATTTGAAGAAGTAAGCATCCAAATAAGCGAAGATGATATTGAAAAAGCCGTTGAGATACTCGATGGGATTCCAGGTTGGCTTGTTGATTTTGGTAACGAATACATTAAAATTAAAAGCCTCGAAAAAGCCTTAGAAGGTGTTATGAAACGAGCTGAGGACTTTTTAAAAGGGGAATTAAAGGAGCTGGAAAAAAGAAGCCTCCGCTACGTTCTGATACTAAAGGCAATAGCAAGAGGGTACGACAGATGGGAGCTTATAAAAGATTATCTGGAGAGAAACAGCAAGAGAGTTCCAAACTCCAGGCTCGCTGAATTGCTTCGGAATCTTGAAAAAATGAGCTGGATTACGCCGGAGCTTAAAGATGGCAGAAAAAAGTACAAAATTATTGATCCTGTTGTTGAGAGAGTTCTAAGAAGGTAA
- a CDS encoding carbohydrate kinase family protein, with protein sequence MKCLIVGHLTHDIILRGNVRIERIGGGVYYSALVLSPFCDVEIITKVGKDFPKEWLRELKERGIWITLLPSKYTTTYELRYLDENTRILRLLSKADSFRVSEIPTDNWDIILLNPVANEISGEIVKKMRGFISIDVQGFVRSFENGKVGLKKTNASFLSNAKIVHADVNEFEMLDEIDNKPEVMLISNGADRGEAVYRGERYHFEPIKMSVAETTGAGDSFLAYFSYFYKQYPFMKALKMTVSFTAFFLKYRTPFFDFDEARENAKNVKVEKIVTDEETSAR encoded by the coding sequence ATGAAGTGCTTGATAGTAGGACATTTAACCCATGATATAATACTCAGAGGGAATGTTCGAATTGAGAGAATTGGTGGGGGAGTGTACTATTCTGCCTTGGTGCTCTCTCCTTTCTGTGATGTGGAAATTATAACCAAAGTCGGAAAAGATTTCCCAAAAGAATGGTTGAGAGAACTTAAAGAAAGGGGAATTTGGATTACGCTTCTTCCCTCAAAATACACTACAACCTACGAGCTTAGATATCTCGATGAAAACACACGAATCTTAAGGCTGCTGTCCAAAGCTGACTCTTTTAGAGTATCTGAGATTCCTACTGATAACTGGGACATTATACTTCTAAATCCTGTTGCCAATGAGATTTCAGGAGAGATCGTAAAGAAAATGAGAGGCTTTATCTCCATTGATGTCCAGGGATTCGTCAGGAGCTTTGAAAACGGGAAAGTTGGACTAAAGAAAACCAACGCTTCATTTTTAAGCAACGCCAAAATTGTCCATGCAGATGTTAATGAGTTTGAGATGCTCGATGAGATAGATAACAAACCAGAAGTCATGCTCATTTCTAATGGAGCTGATAGAGGAGAAGCAGTTTATAGAGGGGAAAGGTATCACTTTGAGCCCATAAAAATGTCAGTTGCTGAAACAACAGGTGCTGGTGATTCTTTTTTGGCATATTTCTCATACTTCTACAAGCAATACCCATTCATGAAAGCATTAAAAATGACGGTCTCATTCACCGCATTTTTCCTTAAATATCGCACTCCTTTCTTTGATTTTGACGAAGCCAGAGAAAATGCTAAAAATGTGAAAGTCGAAAAAATAGTGACCGATGAAGAGACGTCAGCACGCTGA
- a CDS encoding Mth938-like domain-containing protein, with protein MIDSVRFGEIVVQGKEYPYDIVIYPSGKIERRKKELSKKKHGTSHKFDPDELKDYLREDFDILIVGTGIYGALRLLPEAKELVKGKEIVEKPTPEAIKLFNELRKGKKVLGVFHITC; from the coding sequence ATGATTGATTCTGTGAGGTTTGGAGAGATTGTTGTCCAAGGTAAGGAATACCCATATGACATTGTTATTTATCCTTCTGGAAAAATTGAACGGAGAAAAAAAGAGCTGTCAAAGAAAAAGCATGGAACAAGTCACAAGTTTGATCCGGATGAGCTGAAGGATTACCTTAGAGAGGATTTTGATATTTTGATTGTAGGAACCGGAATTTATGGTGCTTTAAGGCTATTACCTGAAGCTAAGGAACTTGTCAAAGGCAAGGAAATTGTAGAAAAACCGACTCCAGAAGCAATAAAGCTCTTCAATGAGTTGAGAAAGGGGAAGAAAGTATTAGGGGTTTTTCATATTACATGCTGA
- a CDS encoding NUDIX domain-containing protein, producing MDRYVLLIKAPKGYDMAPVKRDITKLILKKYPELKAEVHKCIGLTVDLVIFYKDGIVLIKRKHEPFKNHWALPGGFVEYGERVEDAAIREAKEETGLNVELIKLIGVYSDPNRDPRGHTVTIAFLAKGHGNLRGGDDAREAKVFSFDEIKSLKLAFDHGKILDDALRSLREVSL from the coding sequence ATGGACAGGTATGTTTTGCTAATTAAAGCTCCTAAAGGTTATGATATGGCTCCAGTCAAAAGGGATATAACAAAGCTCATCTTAAAAAAATACCCCGAATTAAAAGCCGAAGTTCATAAATGCATTGGCTTAACGGTTGATTTAGTGATCTTCTATAAGGATGGCATTGTTTTAATAAAACGCAAACACGAGCCTTTCAAAAACCACTGGGCTTTGCCAGGTGGCTTCGTTGAGTACGGAGAGAGAGTAGAAGATGCAGCAATTAGAGAGGCAAAGGAGGAGACAGGGCTGAATGTTGAGCTGATAAAGCTCATTGGAGTTTACAGCGATCCTAACAGAGACCCAAGGGGACATACAGTTACAATAGCATTCTTAGCCAAAGGGCATGGAAATCTTAGGGGAGGAGATGATGCCAGAGAGGCAAAAGTCTTCAGCTTTGATGAGATTAAGAGCTTAAAGCTGGCTTTTGATCATGGTAAGATACTTGATGATGCATTGAGAAGCCTAAGGGAGGTGAGCTTATGA
- a CDS encoding DUF504 domain-containing protein, with translation MRKGSVKEALAKIKYDPRENESDYYIVIEHRGAYENIKKIPVEIIELGHGYFFIGETQIPYHRILAVVRKDGKIVWRKRGVSEELKF, from the coding sequence ATGAGAAAGGGCTCGGTAAAAGAGGCATTGGCAAAGATAAAGTACGACCCAAGAGAAAACGAGAGCGATTACTACATAGTGATTGAACACCGGGGAGCTTATGAAAACATCAAGAAAATCCCCGTAGAAATCATTGAACTTGGGCACGGCTACTTCTTTATTGGTGAAACGCAGATTCCTTATCACAGGATTTTGGCGGTTGTTAGGAAAGATGGGAAAATCGTGTGGAGGAAGAGGGGAGTAAGCGAAGAGCTTAAATTCTGA
- a CDS encoding ATP-binding protein has product MFIDRETEMKLLEERLKRGKAEFIVVYGRRRIGKTALLLEFIKKHGGVYLLARETSESENLKRFSEKLAEYFNDEFLRKNPLQSWDAFFEYLHQKSLKDRLIIVIDEFPYLVKGNKVLPSILQEYWDLKLSQGKIFLIICGSSISMVEKLFGYKSPLYGRRTAQMKLKPLNFFSAKEFFPRYSLEEFVKVYGILGGTPAYLLEFNDEKSIEENLLDYFRADSFLYGDALFILREELEEPRNYFAIMEAIARGKTTLNEIVNETGLERATVGKYLSVLIDLDLVRREIPVTASWKSRKGRYYITDPYFAFWFRYVYPNSDLIETGEGEELIELVMKDFNNYLGWIFEEIAKQFLIELNKRKELPFRFMRIGKWWHKKEEIDLLALNERERKVLFVEVKWKNLSEREAKRILEKLERKSKLVGLEGWEMVYGLVAKRVEKKENWLVWDLKDFERLISFNAEV; this is encoded by the coding sequence ATGTTCATCGATAGGGAAACCGAGATGAAACTGCTTGAGGAGAGGTTGAAAAGGGGGAAAGCAGAATTCATAGTTGTATACGGAAGAAGGAGGATCGGAAAGACAGCTCTGTTGCTTGAGTTCATAAAGAAACATGGAGGGGTTTATCTCCTCGCAAGGGAAACGAGTGAATCTGAGAATCTAAAACGCTTCTCGGAAAAGTTAGCTGAGTATTTTAACGATGAATTTCTGAGGAAAAATCCACTTCAGAGCTGGGACGCATTTTTTGAGTATCTTCATCAAAAATCTCTCAAAGATAGGCTCATCATCGTTATCGATGAATTCCCCTATCTTGTGAAGGGGAACAAGGTTTTGCCTTCAATACTTCAGGAGTACTGGGACTTAAAGCTCTCGCAGGGGAAAATATTTCTCATAATCTGCGGCTCCAGCATTTCCATGGTGGAAAAGCTTTTCGGCTATAAAAGCCCCCTTTACGGCAGAAGAACTGCACAGATGAAGCTTAAACCCCTGAATTTTTTCAGTGCGAAGGAATTCTTTCCGCGGTATTCTCTTGAGGAGTTTGTAAAGGTCTATGGGATACTGGGAGGAACCCCAGCATATCTTCTTGAGTTCAATGACGAAAAGAGCATTGAAGAAAACCTGCTGGATTACTTCAGAGCAGATTCGTTCCTCTATGGAGATGCACTTTTTATCCTTAGGGAGGAACTCGAGGAGCCGAGGAACTACTTTGCCATAATGGAAGCGATAGCGAGGGGAAAAACTACGCTCAATGAAATCGTAAACGAAACAGGTTTGGAGAGAGCCACTGTAGGGAAATATCTAAGTGTTCTCATTGACCTCGACTTAGTGCGAAGAGAAATTCCCGTAACGGCAAGCTGGAAGAGCAGGAAGGGGAGGTACTACATAACTGACCCGTATTTTGCTTTTTGGTTTCGCTACGTTTATCCCAACTCAGATTTAATAGAGACCGGAGAGGGTGAAGAGCTCATTGAGCTCGTGATGAAGGACTTCAACAACTACCTTGGCTGGATTTTTGAGGAAATTGCAAAGCAATTTCTAATTGAGCTGAATAAACGGAAAGAGTTGCCTTTCAGGTTCATGAGGATTGGGAAGTGGTGGCACAAAAAAGAGGAGATTGATCTGCTTGCTTTGAATGAGCGAGAGAGGAAAGTGTTGTTTGTGGAGGTTAAATGGAAGAATTTGAGTGAGAGAGAAGCTAAGAGAATTTTGGAAAAGTTGGAGAGGAAAAGCAAACTTGTAGGATTGGAAGGGTGGGAAATGGTTTATGGGTTGGTTGCTAAGAGAGTGGAAAAGAAGGAGAACTGGCTTGTTTGGGATTTAAAGGACTTCGAAAGGCTTATTTCTTTCAATGCTGAGGTTTGA